DNA sequence from the Pseudochaenichthys georgianus chromosome 8, fPseGeo1.2, whole genome shotgun sequence genome:
CACCTGGCTGGCCCCCTTGTTGGTGCCCATCTGCAGGCTGATTGTCGATTGGTCGAGAGGACTTTCCATCGCCATCTTGGAGTCGTACAGATGGCGCCGTGTGCCGTAAGACGTCATGCCTTTCTGACTGGCCAGCTTGTTGGTGCCCATCTGAGAAACAGCAAGATAAAGTACATGACTGAAAACACAATGTTGGTATGAAGACATTGTTATATTCagattggattaaccttcacaTTTGTTTTCTCAATTTATTGTTTGACGTTTGGTTGTCGACACAATCATCCAGAGTCCAAAGGAACACTTTTACATTGCTTCGTAGcctcaggactgtttgaggcagatgatagctctgtgattaacatgatgactcagcctctatggagagaggcatcaagcatgctcatttctgacgtggagctaatctgaagtaaacgtTGAAtactggggcggtggtggcgaagtcgatagggacttggcttggcaactggaaggtcaccagtttaagtcccggcaagaccaagtgctaccgaggtgtccctgagcaagtgctaccgttccccacactgctccccgggcgccgttcaaaatggcagcccacggctcctaacacaggatggctcaaatgcagagaaaccatttccccacgggggattaataaagtatatcaatatactgctttctattgctccatcttgtgactgcgtgactccctctcttggatatcagcgtgtgaaggacactgctcaggaactagttgatgctctgtatgtgatgactacttccattctggagaggatcacagatacatggatcctgttttgaagctcaagccggtgacgagggATTATTAACGTTAACTATTTAGAAAAAGACTTTTGAGTAAAAGTCAGGATTTTTTAGAAAAGACAGCATTTTTGAGATTTGTaggaaaaaaatacagaatTTTTTTGATTTTTAGAAAAAAGACAGGATTTTGATAAAAtacagaattttgagattttgagaaaaaagacagcATTTGAAGATCTTTTGAAAAAATACAGAATTTTGAGatgtaactccctctcttgtatctcagcatgtgaaggacactgctcaggaactagttgatgctctgtatgtgatgactccttccattctggagaggatcacagacacatggatcctgttttgaagctcaagccggagaCGAGGGTTATCTTTCTAACGCTTTGCCTCCCACTATGCTAATACTGCAGTAGGCTACATGACTGAATGTTCTCTCTCTGACCTGCAGGCCGATGACgttgcggtgtgtgtgtgtgtgtgtgtgtgtgtgtgtgtgtgtgtgtgtgtatgtgtgtgtgtgtgttggtgtgtgtgtgtctgtctgtctgtctgtctgtgtgtgtgtgtgtgtgtatgtgtgtgtgtgtatgtctatgtgtgtgtgtgtgtgtgtgtgtgtgtgtgtgtgtgtgtgtgtgtgtgtgtgtgtgtgtgtgtgtgtgtgtgtgtgtgtgtgtgtgtgtgtgtgtgtgtgtgtgtgtgtgtgtgtgtgtgtgtgtgtgtgtgtgtgtgtgtgtgtgtgtgtgtgtcctcaccaTGCCTGTCAGAGCCAGCAGAGTGCTCTGGACCTGAGTGTAGTTGGTGTTCTCGAACAGATCGTTGGCTTCAAAGATGTCGTCCGGCCTCAGGCCGTATTCTGTGATCGCACGCACAAAGTTCCCGATGTTTTCCAGCTGAGGAGAAAGAGGACAAAGCGTCTATTCTGCGATCTTGAGCAGTTTGTTCCACTCCTCTCTACACTCTTTTCTGCTGGGAGAAATTCATTTTGTATTTGATCAAGATGAAGCTACAATAAGCGCCTTTAGActggaaacagctagcctgTATGACGATGTCTTTGGCCTGTTGTAGGTACAACTAAAAATAAGTTACAGAACTGGAAAGGGCAGAATATTTAGAGTGAGAATAATTCAAATTTGAAGAAGAAATCTACAAAAAACCCATAAATGTAATAAATTAGtgagaaaaaataataattgtaaattcATGACGTTTCTTTCCGGATGTTACCACCGTTCTTGctccataaaaaaaaaagcctgATATGCTGTCACATGATATCTTATGataaataataacaacacaatgtaaaaaatatattaggaCCATTATaggtacaatttaaaataagttACCACATTTGTAAAGGGGGATAtatttacaaacaaacaaaaaaaatcacgcaggtgaaaataaatatatattatatgagaTGATACAGTAATCAAGATACAAAGAAATAGCAAAAATTGGTGTTTTAGGGAAGGACACTTCAATTACCTTCAATTAGGCTCTAAAGGAGCACCGTTTACTTTTCTTCATTAAAAGCCATACAGAGATTTGCAGCTACTTTATGGAACGCCAATAAACTCTGTGTTGTCAACGTCAACACGGCAGACTAAATAAAGTTCCACATGCTCTGGAAAACAGCCCTGACTTTGACACTTGTCGGACAAATAAGGAATCTTTTCTGTCCTCAGAGCTCAAACATTACCTGGTGCCAGTTCTGAGTGGATTGGCTGATCTTTCTCACAGAGCCAGGCTGGAGGACATTGATGAGTCTACAGAGAAAGAGACACAAAATCAGAAAGACGTTCATGTTGTGTTCAGCAGGATATCTCCACATAtaacacatttgtaagtgtacATGCAATCTTGAGgagtaaaaagctaatgttgggctataaaggaactacagcacggtcacatgacttcacgtcaccaccgctaagctaaaggtggctaacgttgggctataaaggaactacagcacggtcacatgacttcacgtcaccaccgctaagctaaaggtggctaatgttgggctataaaggaactacagcacggtcacatgacttcacgtcaccaccgctaagctaaaggtggctaatgttgggctataaaggaactacagcacggtcacatgacttcatgtcaccaccgctaagctaaaggtggctaatgttgggctataaaggaactacagcacggtcacatgacttcatgtcaccaccgctaagctaaaggaggctaatgttgggctgtaaaggaactacagcacggtcacatgacttcaccaccgctaagctaaaggaggctaatgttgggctataaaggaactacagcacggtcacatgacttcatgtcaccaccgctaagctaaaggtggctaatgttgggctataaaggaactacagcacggtcacatgacttcacgtcaccaccgctaagctaaaggtggctaacgttgggctataaaggaactacagcacggtcacatgacttcacgtcaccaccgctaagctaaaggtggctaatgttgggctataaaggaactacagcacggtcacatgacttcacgtcaccaccgctaagctaaaggcggctaatgttgggctataaaggaactacagcagggtcacatgacttcatgtcaccaccgctaagctaaaggcggctaacgttGGGTGTGATGACGTGCTTTATTTAGCGACTTGTCAGCAACTGAAGTTTTTAAGACGCATAGAAGCTTCAGATATTCAACAGTCGGGTATTTATTTACTGACttatttattgacttatttATTGACGTATTTAATgacgtagaacaaaacgttcaGAAACATTATAAATAATTGTGCAGGCCCATAAAGAAGTATaagttaaaggtcccctattatactgtttttcatcaatatattataggtctcagatatatacagagctcatgttgatgtagaagagacatgaagaagaggggacacatgttgatgtagaggagacatgaagaagaggggacacatgttgatgtagaagagacattgagaagaggggacacatgttgatgtagaagagacatgaagaagaggggacacatgttgatgtagaagagacatgaagaagaggggacacatgttgatgtagaagagacatgaagaagaggggacacatgttgatgtagaggagacatgaagaagaggggacacatgttgatgtagaagagacattgagaagaggggacacatgttgatgtagaagagacatgaagaagaggggacacatgttgatgtagaagagacatgaagaagaggggacacatgttgatgtagaagagacatgaagaagaggggacacatgttgatgtagaagagacatgaagaagaggggacacatgttgatgtagaggagacatgaagaagaggggacacatgttgatgtagaagagacattgagaagaggggacacatgttgatgtagaagagacatgaagaagaggggacacatgttgatgtagaagagacatgaagaagaggggacacaatgttgatgtagaagagacatgaagaagaggggacacatgttgatgtagaggagacatgaagaagaggggacacatgttgatgtagaagagacattgagaagaggggacacatgttgatgtagaagagacatgaagaagaggggacacatgtgatgtagaagagacatgaagaagaggggacacatgttgatgtagaagagacatgaagaagaggggacacatgttgatgtagaagagacatgaagaagaggggacacatgttgatgtagaggagacatgaagaagaggggacacatgttgatgtagaggagacatgaagaagaggggacacatgttgatgtagagagacatgaagaagaggggacacatgttgatgtagaagagacatggagaagaggggacacatgttgatgtagaggagacattgagaagaggggacacatgttgatgtagaagagacatgaagaagaggggacacatgttgatgtagaagagacatgaagaagaggggacacatgttgatgtagaggagacatgaagaagaggggacacatgttgatgtagaggagacatgaagaagaggggacacatgttgatgtagaggagacatgaagaagaggggacacatgttgatgtagaagagacatgaggaagaggggacacatgttgatgtagaagagacatgaggaagaggggacacatgttgatgtagaagagacatggagaagaggggacacatgttgatgtagaggagacatgaagaagaggggacacatgttgatgtagaagagacatgaggaagaggggacacatgttgatgtagaagagacatgaggaagaggggacacatgttgatgtagaagagacatgaagaagaggggacacatgttgatgtagaagagacatgaggaagaggggacacatgttgatgtagaagagacatgaagaagaggggacacatgttgatgtagaagagacatgaagaagaggggacacatgttgatctagaagagacatggagaagaggggacacatgttgatgtagaagagacatggagaagaggggacacatgttgatgtagaagagacatgaagaagaggggacacatgttgatgtagaagagacatgaagaagaggggacacatgttgatgtagaagagacatgaagaagaggggacacatgttgatgtagaagagacatgaggaagaggggacacatgttgatgtagaagagacatgaagaagaggggacacatgttgatctagaagagacatggagaagaggggacacatgttgatgtagaagagacatgaggaagaggggacacatgttgatgtagaagagacatgaagaagaggggacacatgttgatgtagaagagacatgaggaagaggggacacatgttgatgtagaagagacatgaagaagaggggacacatgttgatctagaagagacatgagaagaggggacacatgttgatgtagaagagacatgaagaagaggggacacatgttgatgtagaagagacatgaagaagaggggacacatgttgatgtagaagagacatgaggaagaggggacacatgttgatgtagaagagacatgaggaagaggggacacatgttgatgtaaaagagacatgaagaaagaggggacacatgttgatgtagaagagacatgaggaagaggggacacatgttgatgtagaagagacatgaagaagaggggacacatgttgatgtagaagagacatgaagaagaggggacacatgttgatgtagaagagacatgaagaagaggggacacatgttgatgtagaaagacatgaagaagaggggacacatgttgatgtagaagagacatgaagaagaggggacacatgttgatgtagaagagacatgaagaagaggggacacatgttgatgtagaagagacatgaagaagaggggacacatgttgatgtagaagagacatggagaagaggggacacatgtttgatgtagaagagacatgaagaagaggggacacatgttgatgtagaagagacatggagaagaggggacacatgttgatgtagaagagacatggagaagaggggacacatgttgatgtagaagagacatggagaagaggggacacatgttgatgtaaagagacatgaagaagaggggacacatgttgatgtagaagagacatgaagaagaggggacacatgttgatgtagaagagacatggagaagagggacacatgttgatgtagaagagacatgaagaagaggggacacatgttgatgtagaagagacatgaagaaagaggggacacatgttgatgtagaagagacatgaagaagaggggacacatgttgatgtagaagagacatgaagaagaggggacacatgttgatgtggaagagacatgaaggggacacatgttgatgtagaagagacatgaagaagaggggacacatgttgatgtagaagagacatgaagaagaggggacacatgttgatgtagaagagacatgaagaagaggggacacatgttgatgtagaagagacatgaagaagaggggacacatgttgatgtagaagagacatgaagaagaggggacacatgttgatgtagaagagacatgaagaagaggggacacatgttgatgtagaagagacatgaagaaggggggacacgtgttgatgtagaagagacatgaagaagaggggacacatgttgatgtagaagagacatgaagaagaggggacacatgttgatgtagaagagacatgaagaagaggggacacgtgttgatgtagaagagacatgaagaagaggggacacgtgttgatgtagaagagacatgaagaagaggggacacgtgttgatgtagaagagacatgaagaagaggggacacgtgttgatgtagaagagacatgaagaagaggggacacctgttgatgtagaagagacatgaagaagggggacacatgttgatgtagaagagacatgaagaaggggggacacatgttgatgtagaagagacatgaagaagaggggacacatgttgatgtagaagagacatgaagaagagggacacatgttgatgtagaagagacatgaagaagaggggacacatgttgatgtagaagagacatgaagaagaggggacacatgttgatgtagaagagacatgaagaagaggggacacatgttgatgtagaagagacatgaagaagaggggacacgtgttgatgtagaagagacatgaagaagaggggacacgtgttgatgtagaggagacatgaagaagaggggacacatgttgatgtagaagagacatgaagaagaggggacactgttgatgtagaagagacatgaagaaggggggacacatgttgatgtagaagagacatgaagaagaggggacacatgttgatgtagaagagacatgaagaagaggggacacatgttgatgtagaagagacatgaagaagaggggacaacatgttgatgtagaagagacatgaagaagaggggacacatgttgatgtagaagagacatgaagaagaggggacacctgttgatgtagaagagacatgaagaagaggggacacatgttgatgtagaagagacatggagaagaggggacacatgttgatgtagaagagacaggaagaagtggattttgcataatgggTGTCCTTTAATGGTGAATAAGATGTTTCTTGTTATGTCCCACTCACTCGCACAGCAGGACTCCGTTCTTCAGACTCTCCATGAAGTTCTCCCCGACTTGTTTCCCCGTCACGTCCTCGATCCACAGCCTCAGATCCTCCTCCTTCTGAGGGTCGTACTTCCCCGCCAGCTGAGAGTTCAGagggaggtcagaggtcaaacaTCAGATCAGAGGACTACTGTTTCATTTCCACTCTTGTAACAAAACAACAGCTGACGTCAAACTCTCCATGACCAAAACTAGATCTTAGTAAATGTCAAATGCACAATAGCTAATAGTGCAATCGAGTCAATGGTGCAAATAGAAATGCTGGAAGAAGTAAACTATGTATATGGGAAGTCGTATAGGAATAGATTTGGGTAAAAAGCATGCAAAATCTGCCTCGAGCTGCTCGTTTGAAGATATGGGCACCAGATCTTATCAAAGTGTCAATTCCAGTGGATATAATTCCGATTTAGCATTATTAATTTAATGGTATCACTTTATTTGTATCCGTGTGTAATTCCTGTATCATTTCTAGGGTTGCAAAattccgggaattttcaaagatggaatAACTGGGAATTTTCTAAATTGGCTCTTCGTAGGGAACTTAAACGtagttggggaaagtatattttagcataatcttgactaaaacaaacagatgccattcaagtacacttgaatatccatgccattCCTCAATCAcatagcacactgcttactgcatggctataGAGACCACACCGCCTACAGcagggtttctcaaactttttcaaaccaaggacacttaaccaataaaaaaaacacgtgtggaccacctaactccacaaatataaaaaaacacatcgtttttctaggagattacaaatcgcctgaaaatggtacaaacaagtggcaacatgtgtgatgaaggtgttgcgctgggctatagcatgcaattgaaagtgaaacgtaacctcgctccattgcggagatattcccgcgagagtgcggaaaacttaaatgtatttatttatttcaaatgtgaaatgttaccaatatactcacagaccactagggggcgctcacgggccaccagtggtccgcggaccacactttgagaagcactgccctACAGGCAGTGTGCATTCCTCCATCACATGCACACATGATTTCTAGAAGACTGGATCACACTTTTGAGCCCAAAGCACAAATGAAGCCACACATTTCAGCCTGTGGACACAAAGTGAAGTAAGTTGTGATGATATTATGgggtaatatatttatttaatgtttaaattgcAAATATCACATACACATGTATTCATcgagagcagtgtttctcaaactttttcatagcgaggaccacttaaccaatacctcaccaacactcgcggaccacctaactcccctcgtttttctagaacagattacaaatcgcctgaaaatggtacaaacaagtggcaacatgtgtgacgaaggtgttgcgctgggaaACTTatgctcgctccattgcggagatattcccgtgagagtgcggaaaacttaaatgtatttatttatttcaaatatggaatatttccaaaattccccagtttaacttcccatggaaactTTCCGTAAATGTACCAGGACTTTTCCGTCCCTTAGCAACCCTACTCATTTCCAAGGAGATAGTGAATCAACACAGCAGCAGGGAAATACGCTGGAAATAA
Encoded proteins:
- the cnn1b gene encoding calponin-1, which codes for MTSHFRSGPAFGLSAEVKSKLAGKYDPQKEEDLRLWIEDVTGKQVGENFMESLKNGVLLCELINVLQPGSVRKISQSTQNWHQLENIGNFVRAITEYGLRPDDIFEANDLFENTNYTQVQSTLLALTGMHRNVIGLQMGTNKLASQKGMTSYGTRRHLYDSKMAMESPLDQSTISLQMGTNKGASQAGMTAPGTRRHIFDKKLDLESCDSSTISLQMGTNKVASQQGMTSYGLPRQVYDNKYCTNPTEGHNNNNGGDEFDGYQYDD